ggtggatatgGTTAGAACCACAGAAGGGCAGACTGAAAAGCCACATGGTCTTAGCCACCTCCACCGAGATGCCGATGAACCATGAAGCCGCCGCGAGCAGAACACACAcccggccgctcatgatggttgtgtagtgcagggggtgacatatggccacatagcggtcgtaggccatggctgcgaggaggcagcattctGTCAGGCCCATGATAGTGAAGACGTacatctgggctgcacagcctgcaatggagatggtcttttcctccaccaggacgtgaaccagcagctgagggatcACACTTGTAGTGAAGCAGATTTCCAAGACAGACAGGTTCACAAGGAAGAAATACATTGGAGTGTGGAGGGAGGTGTTTAATTTTATCAGTAAGATAatgagcaggttccccatcagggtgaccAAGTAGATGACCAGAAGAACCAGAAACAGAAGAATTTGCAGCTTGTTGGGATACAAAAAacccaccaggatgaacacattggagatggtctggttcccctTAAGGTAGCTTTCAGAATAGGTCATCTGTAGGGGTGACAAAAGAAAGACAGTAGAGCTGAACATGAGAAAGACCAAATGTGATATGTGACTCAAAAAATCATACTGATTTCCAGTCTGTTTTGAAACTTCTTTCTAAATCATTTTGCAATTCTGTATAGGAATATGTAACTGAGCCTAGCAATCATCACAAACAAGCTATTGATGTCAATCAAGCTCTACCAAAGCAGATCCACTAGATATGTGATGACCTTGATAACAGTCAAGCCACAGGTAATTTACAAGTGATGGGGAGGTCATCAGTTGACTCTGAAGAGTCTATATTAGTTGAGTCTGGTAATGGATATATTCTAATTTCCTGTATCGGGATCTGTTCTTACTCTTtgaacccattttttttttctccataaaTATTCAGTAAGggatttctttctctttcttcctttatTTCTTTCTCTCTTGAATGTTTCTCTACAATCACAGTCACCAAATATGATTTCTTAAATGAAGGTAGATTCTCCTTTCACAATTATTTTCATCACAGAAATGGTTACATTAATTCAGGCATTCCTACTGTAGATATAACATGCTTTCACAAGGACTGCTCACATGAGTAAACTGATGGTGCTCAGCCTAACATGTCTGAAGCCCTTTGAAAAATGAGAAGCACCATGAATGCTGAAGACAATGGTGAACCTTTGAACTTTGTGGATTATGAAATATTATTGCTCCTTAAATATTGTAGAACAATTTAAATTGGTCCTGCCTCTATCATAGCAGTGTCCCAAATGACTTGATTTCTCTCACAATACAAATAAAGACCAATGGTCAGTTTCTCAAGGACACCATTCCAGGAtccattaggag
The window above is part of the Carettochelys insculpta isolate YL-2023 chromosome 32, ASM3395843v1, whole genome shotgun sequence genome. Proteins encoded here:
- the LOC142004894 gene encoding olfactory receptor 10A4-like codes for the protein MMTYSESYLKGNQTISNVFILVGFLYPNKLQILLFLVLLVIYLVTLMGNLLIILLIKLNTSLHTPMYFFLVNLSVLEICFTTSVIPQLLVHVLVEEKTISIAGCAAQMYVFTIMGLTECCLLAAMAYDRYVAICHPLHYTTIMSGRVCVLLAAASWFIGISVEVAKTMWLFSLPFCGSNHIHHFFCDVPPVMKMICTDTSKIKILGITVSVLFIMSPFLLTLVSYVCIISTILKLPSAEGRRKAFSTCSSHLMVVTLFYGTGHITYLIPKSSSSSDTDQVIALLNTLVVPALNPIIYTLRNTEVKGALRKAFEKNVFPPNPGNQRRKFRKG